From the Bacteroidia bacterium genome, one window contains:
- a CDS encoding D-2-hydroxyacid dehydrogenase has protein sequence MKKILANDGIDAQGKSLLEKAGFTVITEKIAQEDLAKAINENNYVALTVRSATKVRKELIDACPNLKLIGRGGVGMDNIDVEYAKSKGIKVVNTPAASSHSVAELVFANLYGMSRFLYDANRQMPVNGDTQFDVLKKKYANGIELKGKTLGIIGFGRIGQAVAKIALGSGMKVLAFDPFMKEATLALEIQGVDKISIHIKTISLEDVLKNSDFITLHVPGGKMITEKEIALMKVGVCLVNASRGGVIDENDLIKALNSGKIKHAALDVFENEPHPKKEILTHPKIALTPHIGAATEEAQARIGIELAELITAVFSN, from the coding sequence ATGAAAAAAATTCTTGCCAATGATGGCATTGATGCTCAAGGAAAATCTTTATTAGAAAAAGCAGGTTTTACAGTTATCACCGAAAAGATAGCGCAAGAAGATTTAGCGAAAGCCATTAACGAAAATAATTATGTGGCACTTACGGTTCGTAGTGCTACCAAAGTTCGTAAAGAATTAATAGATGCTTGTCCTAATTTAAAATTAATTGGCAGAGGCGGAGTAGGGATGGACAATATTGATGTGGAATATGCGAAATCAAAAGGAATAAAAGTGGTAAATACTCCGGCTGCTTCTTCGCATTCGGTGGCAGAATTGGTGTTTGCCAATTTGTATGGAATGTCGCGTTTTTTGTACGATGCAAATCGTCAAATGCCTGTGAATGGCGATACGCAGTTTGATGTATTGAAAAAAAAATACGCCAACGGAATAGAATTAAAAGGAAAAACATTGGGTATTATCGGTTTCGGTCGTATTGGACAAGCGGTTGCGAAAATTGCTTTGGGCAGCGGAATGAAGGTGTTGGCGTTTGATCCTTTTATGAAAGAAGCAACGCTCGCATTGGAAATTCAAGGAGTTGATAAAATTTCTATTCACATTAAAACAATAAGTTTAGAAGATGTGTTGAAAAACAGCGATTTCATTACCTTGCATGTTCCGGGCGGAAAAATGATTACCGAAAAAGAAATTGCTTTGATGAAAGTCGGCGTGTGTTTGGTAAATGCTTCGCGTGGTGGTGTTATTGATGAAAATGATTTAATAAAAGCACTGAACAGCGGTAAAATAAAACATGCAGCTTTGGATGTTTTTGAAAACGAACCGCATCCTAAAAAAGAAATTTTGACTCATCCTAAAATAGCTTTAACTCCGCACATCGGTGCTGCCACGGAAGAAGCGCAAGCGCGAATTGGTATTGAGTTAGCCGAATTGATTACGGCAGTTTTCAGCAATTGA